GAAACCCcgtagaacaaaaagaaattcagaattggataGGGTCAGGGAATTGGATTCAAAGCTGGGCTATAAGACAGGAAATTTTTAGACGGAGGGGGAAAATTAGAGAACAGGATAgtccatttgagaaggtgattaggaaatgtttgagaggggagaagaaagtggcaggagatctgtacgaccaaattataacagtaaaagaagaaataatagaggaaattttccaaacatggagattggatatggaaattgagagggaagacatccaaagggaaataagtaatatagcaaaagaaaagtataatgtattaagggaagcaaaaaggaaaatgttacaaaaatggtacagaactcctgcacaactttcacgctttgtaccagggataaaggataggtgttggcatggctgtgaacaaagaggggtctttaatcatatgatatgggaatgtgatcaagtgcaagaatactggaaaaggattgaaggggaaatcaatagaatgttaaacttacaaatagtaataattaatagaaatatactacatgcacgaatagcaggagtgaagaatatacaaaaggaaaaaatggttgacaaattaatcgcttgtgcacaaattgttttagtgaggggttcgaaagacaaaacaaaatggacactgattaattggtataactatatagtgaatatgttaaatgtggaaataacaaattgcaaatggaataatatagataaaattgaaaaggttacaataactaagaggatgtgggaaccagttcggaattatttagagaatgtgttaggatgtggagcagaaaaattaagactgagactgatatttcaaatgtaacttctgtagtttgatgtataaatggcatgtacaaggaggggagggtgggagtgggaaaaaccaataaaacaattaaaaaaaaagatgcctGGAATTTTAAATCTAACTTTAATTTCCAAAAAGTCATTGAaaagcataggtaaaggtaaaggtttccccctaacattgagtccagtcgtgtccgactctggggtgtggtgctcatctccatttctaagctgaagagcaggcgttgtccgtagacacctccaaggtcatgtggccggcatgactgcatggagcgccgttaccttcccactggaggtagacctattgatctactcacatttgcatgttttcaaactgctaggttggcagaagctggggctgacagcggaagctcacactgctccccagatttaaagctgcgacctttcgatcaacaagctttaacccactgtgccaccgggggctcccattgaAAAGCATAAATACTGagaatatttaaatgtttatgcATTTTCTGGAATGCGTGCCTTTGTAGaagaatattttctttttctctctggtTTTTCTCCCAATACAGATGGCAGAAGCTGGCTTCATTCATACTCCTAGCGAGAATGCACCCGATGTGGTCCAATGTTTTGTCTGCTTTAAGGAGTTGGAGGGGTGGGAGCCCGAAGATGACCCCATGTATGTACTATATTGTGAAACTTGGCACTGAAAAATGCTTGTATCAACCCCTATAAGGAGTCTACACAGTACTAGTACTGTAGAGCAATGGAGGCAGGTTAAGTAAAAAAAATGGCTATTCAAAATAAATTGTGGACGTAATACCTGTTGCTCCCAGGGTTTCTGTCAATGCAAGACTTCACCATGTCACATTTGTGGCTGCTAGGCTATTAAAAATATCTGAATGAGttaatgcatacatacatacaattgatGGAAAGAGGTATCGGGCATGGTAGACTTCTGTTATTCAACTGGCTAGTGAGTCAGATGGGAAGACTGAaaggagttgtaggttttttcttcttctaacagCTCTCAGTTCTTAGGGAGGGATGCCTTTCTAATGCATAGCAAACTAATATAGTTCTTTCTATGAATTTTTAGGGAAGAACACCGGTCACACTCACCCAACTGTGCATTTCTTGCACTACAAAAAGACATAGCTGACCTCACAATTCAAGAGACGCTGAAACTTAGCAAAGAAAGAATGGTGAATCTATTGGTAAGTATGACTGTCAGGAGGGCACAGATTTACTCAGGCAACTGGTGTTTCTGCCTACCCTAACATTTCAGAATGGCTATCGAGCATGTCAGTCCCTTCATTTGGTGGTCTTATGTCTACCAGCCAGTTTACAACTCTGGGGAGACCTCTTTCCTGATGTGGTCTGATTTTTCCACTTCCTTGCTTTCCAAAGTTGCCTCTATGCATTCATATCGGCTATAGTTCTTCCTACAACAGAAAGTCCACCTtactttctttttcaaataagagctgatttgtgtttttttccccctagGAAAAGGAGTTTAACCTGAAAATTACCCAACGTGAAAAATATGCTGCCAACGTCCGTAATAAAATCCACTCTTATGGTTACTGAACTGACTCCTTAATGGGCTTCAGCAGAGGTTGAAATTCAATTGCTCTACGTTTTAGTGTACAAGTTTCTTCtggattttttcttcattttttttgaataaataaatgttactgGTTTCTAATGTGCTGGCCTCCTGACACTTTCCTGGGAAGTACTGCTTATAGCTTGTGATGGCTGAAAATCTCcaacttcctccttctttccataaGACTGTTTTTAATGTCACAGCTCTTAAAAGGCTGAAAGGAACTTACCTCTAGTACTCTGGTACTGTAGAAGGGGATGAAGAAAGAATGCTGGAGAAAAAAGTTCTTTATCTTGATCACCTTTGTGTTTGGCATACTTGTGTGGGTCTGAAAATTGAGGAGGTTCCTGCATGGAGATGAGTGCTGAGGCAGAAGCTACACATTATATATAGGACTGCAAGTGACGGCTGGTGTTGCTTTTGGTATCTCAGTAGCATGTGACTTGATTGAGGCAGCACAGCAGAACCGAAGAATATCAAGTTTCATTGACACCCATGGAACAGAACCATTATATTGAATGAAATGTGCTATTTTCCTATTTCAAAGGACTGTGAGATAATCATACAGTTGcaaaagccatctagtctaaTCTACTCTGCAGGTGAACACtacagcactcctgaaagatgcccatccaacctgtTTAAAGACCTCAAAAAAGGAAACTTATCCTTTGTAGCAGTCTATTTCACTGTCAAACCGATCATAAAATGAAGACATTCTTCATGTTGTGTCTGTACTTATTTAGGGCACTGAACCAGGCATGTAGCATTCTCTGTATAAAACAGTTTGTCCATGCCAACGTCATTCCCCTTTTCTAAATCTGTACATTTTTATAACTTCAAGAGAGCAAAAAAGCAAGCGGCCAGCATGAACAAGTTTAATTTCTTCCAGAACTAGTTTGTTAGTGGGATGCAATTTCTGTTCACAAATTGCCCGCTGTCCTTTGATTTCTGGTTGCCTAGTGATTTTGATAATGAAGAACTTGATGCTAAATACATTGTAATCCCAAAACACGATAATATCCATGAGGTTACTAGCATTTTTCTGCAATGGTTGATTTTGCTTGGAGTAGCTAATTTTCAACATCCTTGGTTGCATAGTAATTGCCTAATCCTCTTTGTAATTCATTTCAGAGTTTCTGGAAAAGTCTGGCTAGGTTTCCTAACCCAGTTTTCATCTTTGACTTTGTTTCTTTTGAAGGCTTCTGAGTGTTCCTTGAGCACCCCAGAGGCCATGAGTAGTCTGTGGGATTCAGGGTCCTTTTCATGTAGAAACCAAATACCCGTGGTTCACTAAATTGTGTTAATCAGATTTATTCAGATGGGACAAAGTACCAGATGCAATGCATTGCGGGACAAAGTTCAAGATACGGTAACTAGCAGAAGAGTAGCATCCATATTGCAAACTAAAACCTCAGGATTTTTATAGATAGTGATGGAGTCTAATTGGACTGAAACTAATTTGAAGGCAGATTTTGGAGTTCTGTTGAAAAGCATGCTGAAAGTACTGATTCATTTCTAGGAACTACGAGAGAGATGGAAAACAAAATGCCAGGCATTATAATGCATTATGTGAATCAGTGATGTGCAAATTGCCTTTTTGAGGGTAGGCAACTCAAAGAAAGCTTAGCCATCCATGTGTTTATTTACTGATGTCAGTGGGGCATTCTCTCTCAGATGGGCATACTGCTGTACTGTGCAATGATCACTGAAAGGACATTTCATCTTCCTAAGGGAGGCTGGTGAAGTCACATATTGTTCAAATGATGTGAACAGACAATCTCTTCTTTTTCAGAACAGCATACCTTCCAGTCATTAATGAAACTGTCAGTATGTTCAGGGTAAACAACGCAATACTTCATGCAATGCATAATTAACTGCTAACATTCATTGCTGTAAAGTGATAGATGCTAGCTTCACtgtcttttaaaataattgagtgaataaacaaaatacaaaactaccaaaGGAAATGTGTAATTTTGGAATTCATCACATGGTTCTGCTACTTTTGATGGCTCTTTAAAAAGGATTATGAAAGGAACTAGCAATCTTCGTTACAATTATATAGCTAAAATTGATTTTTGATTTGATGTGTACAAAAATTGTACCCTATTTTTAACGCTTTAGCATTGGGTCCTCTGATAGAAACAG
This genomic interval from Anolis sagrei isolate rAnoSag1 chromosome 2, rAnoSag1.mat, whole genome shotgun sequence contains the following:
- the BIRC5 gene encoding baculoviral IAP repeat-containing protein 5 gives rise to the protein MVKLKVPPGLEVYLKEHRVATFVDWPFVSDCACTPMRMAEAGFIHTPSENAPDVVQCFVCFKELEGWEPEDDPMEEHRSHSPNCAFLALQKDIADLTIQETLKLSKERMVNLLEKEFNLKITQREKYAANVRNKIHSYGY